The Huiozyma naganishii CBS 8797 chromosome 3, complete genome genome contains a region encoding:
- the TOH1 gene encoding Toh1p (similar to Saccharomyces cerevisiae YJL171C; ancestral locus Anc_1.168), producing MLFDYSVALLGALSLSATTVSAQVRAYDKIDFTNVGFAGTYFPVKSFSDITKDSCSCEVADAEWFSGTNAPLAEYVSVHLRGPLSLSKFAFYNSPGFVANDSRSSSAWTRQAYYDGSAQVGENVTFLARAGKDSPCLGKALTYAGADGVSSASQRTVLGGNNSIASDQEYIIYSNVSCPKSGLDRGCGVYRKGIPAYYGFGGVTKMFLFEFEMPTETKQNSSSIEFFDMPAIWLLNDHIARTAQYPTNANCSCWASGCGEFDIFEVMNGTERNHLYSTFHTFQGIEDLGTGIQSYGYIPRNTTGTMKGGVVFDSAGNTITFMSDDVSFDANITSDAVQSLLSSVPRNETYSSQLMSISATAPASSTGTKNGKSNGALLSSPLSGIWYYIFTVVTAVGHFLI from the coding sequence atGCTGTTTGACTACTCTGTTGCGCTGCTAGGTGCGCTGTCGCTGTCTGCAACGACCGTTTCCGCCCAGGTGAGGGCTTACGACAAGATCGACTTCACCAATGTCGGTTTTGCAGGTACGTATTTCCCAGTGAAATCGTTCTCTGATATAACGAAGGACAGTTGTAGTTGTGAGGTTGCGGACGCGGAGTGGTTCTCGGGCACCAATGCGCCCCTGGCAGAGTACGTCTCTGTCCACTTGCGTGGGCCCTTGAGTCTGTCCAAATTCGCCTTCTACAACTCCCCCGGGTTTGTCGCTAACGATTCCAGATCGTCGTCTGCGTGGACTCGTCAGGCGTACTACGACGGGAGTGCGCAGGTTGGCGAGAACGTCACGTTTTTGGCGAGAGCAGGTAAGGATTCTCCATGTTTGGGGAAGGCTTTGACGTACGCGGGCGCTGACGGTGTTTCCTCAGCTAGTCAGAGAACTGTCCTTGGTGGGAACAACTCGATTGCCTCGGACCAGGAATACATAATCTACTCGAACGTCTCGTGTCCCAAATCCGGGTTGGATAGAGGGTGTGGTGTCTACCGTAAGGGGATTCCAGCGTACTACGGGTTCGGTGGTGTCACAAAGATGTTCCTGTTTGAATTCGAAATGCCCACGGAGACCAAACAGAACTCGTCCTCAATTGAGTTCTTCGACATGCCTGCCATTTGGTTGCTGAACGACCACATTGCAAGAACCGCACAGTACCCAACAAACGCCAACTGCTCCTGTTGGGCCAGTGGGTGTGGTGAATTCGACATCTTCGAAGTGATGAATGGTACCGAGAGGAACCACTTGTACTCGACCTTCCACACTTTCCAAGGTATCGAGGATTTGGGCACAGGTATTCAATCGTACGGTTACATCCCAAGAAACACCACCGGGACAATGAAAGGTGGTGTTGTGTTTGACTCTGCTGGGAACACGATCACGTTCATGTCCGACGACGTCTCCTTCGATGCTAACATCACTAGCGACGCAGTCCAGAGCCTGTTGTCATCCGTCCCAAGAAACGAAACTTACTCGTCTCAATTGATGAGCATCTCTGCTACCGCGCCAGCGTCATCAACGGGGACAAAGAACGGTAAGTCCAATGGGGCTCTGTTGTCCTCACCATTGTCTGGTATCTGGTACTACATATTTACCGTTGTCACCGCTGTGGGTCACTTCTTGATTTGA
- the ASG7 gene encoding Asg7p (similar to Saccharomyces cerevisiae ASG7 (YJL170C); ancestral locus Anc_1.169): MDSLQTVMDEAHEQGQEKYLVAPFEDFPENHSCECPSCQRSSLYYHYPIRLFLVGLIFPLASICNVGLYIWCQFYLDHRVAHPPLSEYDYPTQYEASTRETRSHFKLSESTWQETELMNGSELSLSGNEETVVVHRADEDPHSDNDVDSDRALQTTRYRHLKEVVEEVVGTHVRLRKHYTTWMLRTLCSLAGQTIAIVLLSVLLTKRA; encoded by the coding sequence ATGGATTCTCTACAAACAGTTATGGACGAGGCACACGAACAAGGCCAAGAAAAGTATCTGGTCGCACCATTTGAGGACTTTCCTGAGAACCACAGCTGCGAATGCCCCTCGTGTCAAAGGTCCTCTCTATATTACCACTACCCTATCCGTTTATTCCTGGTTGGGCTTATATTCCCTCTCGCCTCGATCTGTAACGTGGGGCTATACATATGGTGTCAATTCTACCTAGACCACAGAGTAGCTCACCCCCCACTATCCGAATATGACTACCCGACACAGTACGAGGCTAGCACGCGGGAAACAAGGTCCCATTTCAAGCTCAGCGAGAGTACGTGGCAAGAGACTGAGCTTATGAACGGCAGTGAATTGAGCCTATCAGGGAATGAGGAGACGGTAGTTGTCCACCGCGCAGATGAGGACCCGCACTCTGACAATGACGTGGACAGCGATCGTGCCCTCCAGACGACCCGTTACCGCCATTTGAAGGAAGTAGTCGAGGAAGTTGTGGGTACGCATGTGAGGCTGAGAAAGCATTACACCACCTGGATGCTCAGAACTCTATGTTCGCTGGCCGGGCAAACGATAGCTATAGTGCTTCTTTCAGTCTTACTTACCAAGAGGGCATAG
- the SET2 gene encoding histone methyltransferase SET2 (similar to Saccharomyces cerevisiae SET2 (YJL168C); ancestral locus Anc_1.170), translating to MSAKSETPPRIPQLFPNEESKTDEALSTFTPLESCIYTSKYLGNSNNEFMECDCFETFETDEKTGERFNASCGEDSDCINRLTLIECVDGLCESTCGKNCQNQRFQRKQYADVMVFQTKMKGYGVLAKEDIDQHQFIYEYMGEVIDEEEFRDRMATYDEKKFKHFYFMMLQNGQFIDATMKGCLARFCNHSCSPNAYVNKWVVNGKLKMGIFASRKILKDEEITFDYNVDRYGATAQKCYCGEPNCIGFLGGKTQTDAASLLPQSYADALGVSVSMEKKWIKAKKASGETITKSDDENINVEFVESLEITAVEDESDVTKIMSVLLQLDNKLIALKLFQRLFSIESESLLYKVIKLHGYKCFANLLELFGEDEDVIKDILVFLDKLPKTTKNGVVASHINEKVRAVMELFPMLESEGSSLLSKWDSYETYTRITKRELNQTSTSIKSIDLRRLRLPPGWEMIQENGRPMYYNAQEHRKLAEPPKITNTQTRYDTSNGSRYQNYSPSNGRGPMSDHRGSEMYRNKRPLTPDVDYESKAPKLNQDEELERKKEEERKRLKAKYEEESAKRDELTKIIADANRQKEIEREEQLKLEREKEERKLKRKTMSHSAHIERKWNNFFALFVPNLVRKYTTDVALNHDYIKQCSRDITKILTNKELRKDPKTLPPSEPDRDKRAKVKKFVNLYMEKLVNKYKQKKEKKNIMPPSSS from the coding sequence ATGTCAGCGAAGTCTGAGACACCACCACGTATACCGCAGCTGTTTCCCAATGAGGAGAGCAAGACAGACGAGGCTTTGTCGACGTTCACGCCGCTCGAATCGTGCATTTACACTTCGAAATACTTGGGGAATTCCAATAATGAATTCATGGAATGTGACTGTTTCGAGACGTTCGAAACCGACGAAAAGACCGGGGAACGGTTTAATGCATCGTGTGGTGAGGACTCCGACTGTATCAATAGATTGACTCTAATAGAGTGTGTGGACGGGCTGTGCGAGTCTACCTGTGGTAAGAACTGTCAGAACCAGAGGTTTCAGCGGAAACAATATGCTGATGTAATGGTTTTCCAGACGAAGATGAAGGGGTACGGTGTTCTCGCGAAGGAGGATATTGATCAGCACCAGTTTATATACGAATATATGGGGGAGGTGATtgacgaggaagagttTAGGGACAGGATGGCCACTTACGATGAGAAGAAGTTTAAGCATTTTTATTTCATGATGTTACAAAATGGGCAGTTCATTGATGCTACGATGAAGGGGTGTCTTGCAAGATTCTGCAATCATTCTTGCAGCCCCAATGCATACGTTAATAAATGGGTGGTCAACGGGAAATTAAAAATGGGTATTTTTGCCAGTaggaagattttgaaggatgaggagATCACATTTGATTATAACGTTGATAGATACGGCGCCACAGCTCAGAAATGCTACTGTGGGGAACCTAACTGTATAGGGTTTCTTGGTGGGAAAACCCAGACGGACGCGGCATCCCTATTGCCCCAAAGTTACGCGGACGCACTGGGAGTGAGCGTTTCTATGGAAAAGAAATGGATTAAAGCGAAAAAGGCTAGTGGTGAAACAATAACGAAgagtgatgatgaaaacATAAATGTCGAGTTTGTAGAGTCCCTGGAGATCACCGCTGTCGAGGACGAGTCGGATGTAACAAAGATCATGAGTGTGCTCCTTCAATTGGACAATAAACTAATAGCACTGAAGTTGTTCCAGAGGCTATTTTCGATAGAGAGTGAGAGCCTTTTATACAAAGTGATAAAACTTCACGGGTACAAATGTTTCGCCAATCTTTTGGAACTCTTCGGagaggatgaagatgtTATCAAAGACATCTTGGTCTTTTTGGATAAACTACCCAAGACGACGAAAAATGGTGTCGTTGCATCTCATATTAACGAGAAAGTGAGGGCTGTCATGGAACTGTTCCCGATGCTAGAATCAGAGGGGTCCAGTTTGCTTTCCAAATGGGACAGCTACGAAACTTACACGAGAATCACGAAAAGAGAACTGAATCAAACATCGACCTCGATCAAATCAATAGATTTGAGACGGTTGAGACTACCGCCAGGCTGGGAGATGATACAAGAAAACGGTAGACCGATGTATTATAATGCTCAGGAACACAGAAAGTTGGCGGAACCGCCTAAGATTACAAACACCCAAACGCGATACGACACATCAAATGGCAGTCGGTACCAGAATTACTCTCCCTCCAATGGCCGTGGCCCGATGAGTGACCACAGAGGCTCTGAAATGTACAGAAACAAAAGGCCACTGACCCCTGACGTCGACTACGAATCGAAAGCTCCGAAACTCAATCAGGATGAGGAGTTGgagaggaaaaaagaggaggaaagaaaGCGTCTTAAAGCCAAATatgaggaagaaagtgCGAAAAGGGATGAGTTGACCAAAATCATTGCTGATGCCAATAGACAAAAAGAGATAGAACGAGAAGAGCAATTGAAGTTGGAGAGGGAAAAGGAGGAACGGAAATTGAAACGTAAGACAATGTCGCATTCCGCACATATTGAACGTAAGTGGAACAATTTCTTTGCCCTCTTTGTCCCCAATTTGGTGCGAAAATACACAACGGATGTGGCTTTAAACCACGACTACATCAAACAGTGCTCAAGGGATATTACAAAGATTTTGACCAACAAAGAGCTTCGAAAAGATCCAAAGACTTTACCCCCCAGCGAACCTGATAGAGACAAGAGAGCCAAAGTTAAGAAATTTGTCAACCTGTACATGGAGAAGCTTGtcaacaagtacaagcagaagaaggagaaaaagaatatcATGCCCCCATCGTCATCCTAG
- the QCR8 gene encoding ubiquinol--cytochrome-c reductase subunit 8 (similar to Saccharomyces cerevisiae QCR8 (YJL166W); ancestral locus Anc_1.177), whose protein sequence is MGGPSANTYMGWWGHMGGPKQKGVTSYSVSPYAQKPLAHSFENAFFNSFRRFKSQVLFVLIPAGIYYAWWKNGEEYNSYLYTKAGREELERVNV, encoded by the coding sequence atggGAGGTCCATCGGCAAACACATATATGGGTTGGTGGGGTCACATGGGTGGCCCCAAGCAAAAGGGTGTCACTTCGTACTCCGTGTCGCCCTACGCACAGAAACCTCTAGCACATTCGTTCGAAAATGCATTTTTTAACAGTTTTAGAAGGTTTAAGTCGCAGGTACTGTTTGTATTGATACCCGCTGGCATATACTACGCCTGGTGGAAGAACGGCGAAGAGTATAACAGTTACTTGTACACAAAGGCCGGGAGAGAAGAATTAGAGAGGGTGAACGTATAA
- the HAL5 gene encoding protein kinase HAL5 (similar to Saccharomyces cerevisiae HAL5 (YJL165C) and KKQ8 (YKL168C); ancestral locus Anc_1.180): MGANNEHVSRSSSVKRAKSISESLKGLFKPGSSTNTSSHTGSNTNIYALHEGREHSKVKSITPASSLPPLKTDVRRRKSLNDDKVSIGSSNTSKLSRIADEKVTEIQKTRTGGGNKQPSSGKPAKSAAHGHSATSSPPILAEGVPLAQSPELSAAKQHKLNSSTITPANLPRIDKLILSPSHSNTNSQDSKDFYLSEEELDQINDKLDYDSSLTKYQYDNLSEESKPDEYMDRAASIDEATDSAAPTPKKFSIDAILDAKSRSRPRSRSRSTSLKRSNSSSSNSLLSASNPQTPMSSTAAFPPTEPRVSRGRPHADTISASGFPRYLHPNNIPGSPVAHQTTEPACILQVDSFKVFSNGTHEHNMKTISIVDGDSAGPNSAKAKSGFSFSGFFKVGTQHNKNLDDIMVGGGNDELGSFSYDQPNFENALSLIPFEKRSLCARVMSTSSSDSSVEEDKKPAGSRDDAPRNKGPHGSKSEKAIPQVINPRAAVSSEELKLINSLSEKIHAGLKKSAAGTKSQPEKKQKTPRSRDDEQNRSDVDIQNLPFADQYGKIIGTIGHGAYGIVSVCARPIRHSDIPPLPTYSKNGKLFFGVKQLKPRVNESVEKFSTKITSEFIIGHSLSRPHKKGDKISPNILKIIDLMENEDKFVEVMEFCPAGDLYSILTRKSKSGSALHPLEADCFMKQLLHGIKFMHDRGVAHCDLKPENILFHPNGLLKICDFGTSCVFQTAWERHVHFQSGAMGSEPYVAPEEFIHGMEYDPRLADCWSIGVVYCTMVLGHYLWKIALKEKDGLYKSFVEEMVEENEFYVFEELRHVNHDINRMRRVVLYKIFHWNPEKRISIHQILQSPWMKRTRCCIPYKI, translated from the coding sequence ATGGGTGCAAACAATGAGCACGTATCCCGAAGCTCTTCTGTTAAGAGAGCTAAATCGATCTCCGAATCTTTGAAGGGGCTGTTCAAACCGGGCAGCTCCACAAATACATCCTCACATACTGGGAGTAATACAAACATATATGCATTGCATGAAGGTAGGGAGCACAGTAAGGTGAAATCTATCACCCCGGCTTCGTCGCTACCACCTCTCAAGACGGACGTTAGAAGGAGGAAATCGCTGAATGACGATAAAGTAAGCATAGGGTCTAGTAATACGTCGAAACTGTCCAGGATCGCTGACGAAAAAGTCACGGAGATCCAGAAAACTAGGACAGGCGGTGGTAATAAGCAGCCGTCGTCAGGGAAACCGGCGAAGAGTGCCGCTCACGGACACAGTGCGACGAGTTCTCCGCCGATCCTGGCTGAGGGGGTGCCGCTGGCGCAAAGTCCAGAACTTTCAGCAGCTAAACAACACAAGCTGAACTCGAGTACTATCACGCCTGCTAACTTGCCCAGGATTGATAAACTGATATTGTCTCCATCACACTCTAACACAAATTCACAGGACTCCAAAGATTTCTATCTAAGCGAGGAAGAATTGGATCAGATTAACGATAAATTGGACTACGACTCATCCCTGACGAAGTATCAGTACGATAATTTAAGCGAGGAATCAAAACCAGATGAGTATATGGATAGAGCGGCTAGTATTGACGAGGCCACGGATTCAGCAGCGCCAACACCAAAGAAATTCTCTATCGATGCGATACTAGACGCTAAATCCAGATCGAGACCCCGCAGCAGAAGTCGATCGACGTCGCTGAAAAGAtcgaactcgtcgtcgtctaACTCTTTACTCAGCGCTTCCAATCCACAAACCCCAATGTCGAGTACCGCCGCATTCCCACCAACGGAACCGAGAGTCTCAAGGGGTAGACCACACGCCGATACCATTAGTGCCTCAGGTTTCCCCCGATACCTGCACCCAAACAACATCCCAGGCTCACCAGTAGCACACCAAACCACAGAACCCGCTTGTATCTTACAGGTGGACAGTTTTAAAGTATTCTCAAACGGCACACACGAACATAATATGAAAACTATAAGCATTGTAGACGGAGATTCTGCGGGGCCCAACAGCGCCAAGGCGAAAAGTGGGTTTTCATTCAGTGGGTTCTTTAAAGTAGGTACACAACACAATAAGAACTTAGACGATATCATGGTTGGTGGAGGGAACGACGAATTGGGCTCCTTCAGCTATGATCAaccaaattttgaaaacgcGTTGTCCTTGATCccttttgaaaagagaagTCTCTGCGCAAGGGTCATGTCGACGTCAAGTTCAGACTCCAGTGTTGAGGAGGACAAGAAACCGGCAGGGTCTAGGGATGATGCGCCGAGGAACAAAGGCCCACATGGGTCCAAGTCCGAGAAGGCGATACCGCAGGTGATAAATCCTCGGGCGGCTGTAAGTTCCGAAGAATTGAAGTTAATTAACAGCTTATCTGAGAAAATACACGCAGGATTGAAGAAAAGTGCGGCCGGAACGAAGTCACAACcggagaagaagcaaaagaCGCCGCGTTCCAGGGACGACGAACAAAACCGGTCGGATGTTGACATTCAGAACTTGCCGTTCGCAGACCAATACGGTAAAATTATTGGCACGATCGGCCATGGTGCATACGGTATTGTCAGCGTCTGTGCGAGACCGATCAGACACAGCGATATTCCGCCTCTACCGACATACTCGAAGAACGGGAAACTGTTCTTTGGTGTCAAGCAGTTGAAACCAAGAGTTAACGAATCGGTCGAGAAATTCAGCACTAAGATCACGTCGGAGTTTATCATTGGCCACTCTTTGAGTAGGCCACATAAAAAaggtgataagatatcacCCAATATTCTAAAGATTATTGATCTGATGGAGAACGAGGACAAGTTTGTGGAAGTGATGGAGTTTTGCCCCGCAGGTGATCTATACAGCATTTTGACACGAAAATCCAAATCCGGTTCCGCGTTGCATCCCCTTGAGGCAGACTGCTTCATGAAGCAGCTGTTACACGGAATCAAATTCATGCACGACAGAGGTGTTGCCCATTGCGATCTAAAACCGGAGAACATTCTATTCCACCCGAACGGGCTGCTTAAGATTTGCGATTTTGGTACTAGCTGTGTCTTCCAAACCGCGTGGGAGAGACACGTACATTTCCAGAGTGGCGCCATGGGGTCAGAACCTTACGTTGCACCGGAGGAGTTCATCCACGGCATGGAGTACGATCCACGTCTGGCGGACTGTTGGAGTATTGGTGTTGTTTACTGTACCATGGTCCTTGGCCACTATCTGTGGAAAATTGCGCTGAAGGAAAAGGACGGTCTGTACAAATCTTTTGTGGAGGAGATGGTGGAAGAAAACGAGTTTTATGTGTTTGAAGAGTTGAGACATGTTAACCATGATATCAACAGGATGCGGAGAGTGGTACTCTACAAAATCTTCCATTGGAACCCTGAGAAACGTATCAGTATCCATCAAATCTTGCAATCCCCTTGGATGAAAAGAACTAGGTGCTGTATTCCTTATAAAATAtga